One Nitrospira sp. genomic region harbors:
- a CDS encoding methyltransferase domain-containing protein produces METHSPGYDVKTTGYRVGTTTFQIRTLLDQRQFSDPDGSAERAGISATSWPNFGTVWPAGLALAEEMSRFPVEGKSILEVGCGIGLPSLVLQQRGATITATDYHPLAEDFLRHNTDLNALAPIPFFKAAWMEPHLNSGRFDLIIGSDLLYEQDHPALLAGFIAAHANPACQVLLVDPGRSQCSQFSSLMAAQGYARTESRLRLPERNTPFFPGRLFSFVRATA; encoded by the coding sequence ATGGAAACACACTCGCCAGGTTACGACGTTAAGACCACCGGCTACCGCGTGGGCACAACGACCTTTCAGATTCGGACCCTGCTGGATCAGCGGCAGTTCTCAGACCCTGACGGATCGGCGGAACGGGCGGGCATTTCCGCAACCTCCTGGCCGAACTTCGGCACGGTGTGGCCAGCCGGGCTGGCACTGGCAGAAGAGATGAGCCGGTTCCCCGTCGAAGGCAAGAGTATCCTGGAAGTCGGGTGCGGCATCGGCCTTCCGAGTCTCGTTCTGCAGCAACGCGGCGCCACCATCACCGCGACCGACTATCATCCGCTGGCGGAAGATTTTTTACGGCACAACACCGACCTGAATGCACTCGCGCCGATCCCTTTTTTCAAAGCGGCGTGGATGGAGCCGCATCTCAATAGCGGCCGATTCGATCTGATTATCGGCAGCGACCTGCTCTACGAGCAGGACCATCCCGCTTTACTCGCCGGATTCATCGCAGCCCATGCCAACCCGGCTTGCCAAGTGCTTCTGGTCGATCCAGGCCGCAGCCAGTGCAGCCAATTCAGCAGCCTCATGGCAGCTCAAGGCTACGCACGCACCGAGTCACGCCTCCGCCTACCGGAGAGAAACACGCCGTTCTTCCCCGGACGCCTCTTCAGCTTCGTCCGCGCCACCGCATAG
- a CDS encoding SDR family oxidoreductase yields the protein MTSLNGKVAIVTGASSGIGQAVAERLAADGAIVVVNYLRSEGKARGVVAGIQGKGGKAVAVQADMSVAADARRLVVDTSAQFGRLDILVNNAGKFVPKSFFETSEADFDAQIALHAKGPYFAMQEAGKVMRDQGRIVNISSAGTKLHYYGATAYLGSRGALEQFTMGIAQELAPRGITVNTVAPGFTDTGILTEPYRQMGIQLSPFKRLGTPEDIAEVVAFLVSEQARWITGQTIQAGGGIVM from the coding sequence ATGACCTCCCTGAATGGAAAGGTGGCGATCGTCACCGGCGCATCGAGCGGAATCGGGCAGGCCGTTGCAGAGCGACTTGCGGCGGACGGGGCGATCGTCGTGGTGAACTATCTCCGGAGCGAGGGCAAGGCCCGTGGAGTGGTGGCCGGTATCCAGGGCAAGGGTGGGAAAGCAGTGGCTGTGCAAGCCGACATGAGTGTGGCGGCTGATGCACGGCGGTTAGTCGTCGATACGTCGGCGCAGTTCGGTCGCTTGGATATTCTGGTCAACAATGCCGGGAAGTTCGTGCCGAAATCCTTCTTCGAGACATCGGAAGCGGACTTCGACGCGCAGATCGCCTTGCATGCGAAGGGCCCCTACTTTGCGATGCAGGAAGCGGGGAAGGTCATGCGCGATCAGGGGCGTATCGTGAATATTTCCAGTGCGGGGACGAAGCTGCACTACTACGGAGCCACAGCCTATCTCGGAAGCCGGGGTGCCCTGGAGCAATTTACCATGGGAATTGCTCAGGAGCTGGCCCCGCGCGGGATCACGGTGAATACGGTGGCGCCTGGTTTCACGGACACGGGGATCTTGACCGAACCCTATCGGCAGATGGGGATACAGCTATCGCCGTTCAAGCGATTAGGCACGCCTGAGGATATTGCCGAGGTCGTCGCATTTCTCGTCAGTGAGCAGGCCCGATGGATAACCGGACAGACGATTCAAGCCGGCGGCGGCATTGTGATGTAA
- a CDS encoding nitroreductase family protein yields the protein MNKPADTQFPLHDLLTQRWSPRAFSEQAVGQEKLHVLLEAARWAPSSSNEQPWRFIVATKEEPADYDRLLACLLEGNRKWAYRAPVLILSVARMDFEEDSRPNRHAFHDVGVATENLLLQVSALGLVAHPMAGFDIEKARDDLRIPSGYEPVAMIAVGYPGELSVLPDYLQQRELKPRERKPLTEIAFSGQWGHSLPSPLV from the coding sequence ATGAATAAGCCGGCTGATACGCAATTCCCCCTCCATGACCTGCTGACACAGCGCTGGAGCCCGCGCGCATTTTCTGAACAGGCGGTGGGGCAGGAAAAGCTTCACGTGCTTCTTGAAGCGGCCCGCTGGGCGCCGTCATCCAGCAATGAACAGCCCTGGCGATTCATCGTGGCGACCAAGGAGGAACCGGCGGACTATGACCGGCTTCTGGCCTGTCTGTTGGAGGGTAATCGCAAATGGGCCTATCGCGCTCCGGTGCTGATTCTATCTGTGGCGCGCATGGATTTTGAGGAGGATAGCCGACCGAATCGCCATGCCTTCCACGATGTCGGGGTGGCGACGGAGAATCTTCTGTTGCAAGTGAGCGCGCTCGGGCTCGTCGCGCATCCCATGGCGGGTTTCGATATCGAGAAGGCGCGGGACGACCTCAGGATTCCGTCCGGCTACGAGCCGGTCGCTATGATTGCGGTGGGCTACCCCGGCGAGCTGAGCGTACTGCCCGACTATCTGCAACAGCGCGAATTGAAGCCGAGAGAACGGAAGCCGCTGACCGAGATCGCCTTTTCAGGGCAGTGGGGCCATTCCCTTCCATCCCCGTTGGTGTGA
- a CDS encoding RidA family protein, protein MARQNVSTGGPWEATIGYSRAVRVGDHVQVSGTTAMTPGGLVGKGDPYAQTIQTLKTIEAALRQAGVSLADVVRTRIYMANIDQWQAVGRAHGEVFGNIRPATTMVEVKRLIDPDMLVEIEADAIAPH, encoded by the coding sequence ATGGCGCGGCAGAATGTTTCTACCGGCGGTCCCTGGGAAGCCACGATCGGGTATTCACGCGCCGTGCGTGTCGGCGACCATGTGCAGGTGTCGGGAACGACGGCGATGACGCCCGGCGGCCTGGTGGGCAAAGGTGATCCCTATGCGCAGACGATTCAGACGCTCAAGACCATCGAGGCGGCGTTGCGCCAAGCCGGGGTGTCGCTCGCCGATGTCGTGCGGACCAGAATTTATATGGCCAATATCGATCAGTGGCAGGCGGTCGGCCGGGCGCACGGAGAAGTCTTCGGGAATATCCGGCCCGCGACGACCATGGTGGAAGTGAAGCGGTTGATCGATCCGGACATGTTAGTCGAGATCGAAGCGGATGCGATCGCACCGCACTAG
- a CDS encoding NmrA/HSCARG family protein: MADKKIIAVVGATGAQGGGLVRAIVKDPGSGFVARAITRDVNSDKAKALAKLGADVVAANLDDADSLARAFAGAYGVFCLTNFWEHFSPEKEYAQVKAQATAAKKAGVQHAVWSTLEDTRKWVPLTDNRMPTLMGKYKVPHFDAKGEADQEFTKLGVPTTFLLTSFYWDNMISFGMGPKKGPDGTLAFTLPMGDKMLPGIAAEDIGKCAFGIFKKGREHIGKTVAIAGEHLTGAEMAAAMTKSFGQPVRYNAVTPEQYRAFGFPGADDLGNMFQFKHDFNEAFCGPRNPSIARGLNPALLTFEAWLAHNKNRIPLT; the protein is encoded by the coding sequence ATGGCCGATAAGAAAATCATCGCAGTGGTTGGTGCGACTGGTGCACAGGGTGGCGGGTTGGTGAGAGCGATCGTGAAGGATCCGGGCAGCGGATTCGTGGCTCGTGCCATCACGCGCGATGTGAATTCGGATAAGGCCAAGGCCTTGGCGAAGCTCGGGGCTGACGTGGTGGCGGCGAATCTCGACGATGCGGACAGCCTGGCACGCGCCTTTGCCGGCGCTTATGGCGTGTTCTGCCTGACGAATTTCTGGGAGCACTTCTCGCCGGAAAAAGAGTATGCCCAGGTCAAGGCGCAGGCGACGGCGGCCAAGAAGGCGGGCGTGCAACATGCCGTCTGGTCGACGCTGGAGGATACACGCAAGTGGGTGCCGCTGACGGACAACCGGATGCCCACGCTGATGGGCAAGTATAAGGTCCCGCATTTCGATGCGAAGGGGGAAGCGGATCAGGAGTTTACGAAGCTCGGCGTGCCGACCACGTTTCTCCTCACGTCGTTCTACTGGGACAATATGATTTCGTTCGGGATGGGTCCTAAGAAGGGACCGGATGGCACGCTGGCCTTTACGCTTCCAATGGGCGATAAAATGTTGCCCGGCATCGCAGCAGAAGACATCGGCAAGTGCGCGTTCGGGATTTTCAAGAAGGGCCGTGAGCATATCGGTAAGACCGTGGCCATTGCTGGTGAGCACTTGACCGGAGCCGAGATGGCTGCAGCTATGACCAAGTCGTTCGGTCAGCCGGTGCGGTACAACGCGGTGACGCCCGAGCAGTATCGGGCGTTCGGATTTCCCGGCGCCGACGATCTCGGCAACATGTTTCAGTTTAAGCACGATTTTAACGAGGCGTTTTGTGGCCCGCGAAACCCATCCATCGCGCGCGGCCTCAATCCCGCCCTGCTGACGTTTGAGGCGTGGCTCGCACACAACAAGAACCGCATTCCCCTAACCTAA
- a CDS encoding DNA-3-methyladenine glycosylase 2 family protein, whose translation MRRLIRDVGPFALIPRVRRTPFESLARAIAFQQLHEKAAESILKRFIALFPGRRFPRPAELLTAHADAIRGAGFSGAKVLALRDLAARTLDGTVPTGREIKALDDNAIIERLVEVRGIGRWTVEMLLIFQLGRPDVLPVDDFGVRNGFRVAYRRRTMPSPKEVLRYGERWRPYRTAAAWYLWRAADRTKQETTVL comes from the coding sequence ATGCGCCGGTTGATCCGCGACGTGGGGCCGTTTGCTCTGATTCCGAGAGTACGGCGTACTCCCTTTGAGTCCCTGGCCCGGGCGATTGCGTTTCAACAGCTTCATGAAAAGGCGGCCGAAAGCATTCTGAAGCGGTTCATCGCACTCTTTCCCGGCCGGCGGTTTCCCCGGCCAGCCGAACTGCTCACGGCCCATGCCGACGCCATTCGCGGCGCGGGATTTTCGGGCGCAAAAGTTCTGGCACTGCGTGATCTGGCGGCCAGGACACTCGATGGGACGGTCCCGACCGGCCGTGAGATCAAGGCGCTCGACGATAATGCGATTATCGAACGGCTTGTCGAAGTGCGAGGGATCGGACGCTGGACGGTCGAGATGCTGCTGATCTTCCAGCTGGGCCGGCCGGATGTCTTGCCGGTCGACGACTTTGGTGTGCGCAACGGGTTTCGTGTCGCCTATCGCCGCCGTACGATGCCGTCGCCGAAAGAGGTGTTGCGTTATGGCGAGCGATGGAGGCCGTATCGCACAGCGGCGGCCTGGTATTTGTGGCGCGCTGCCGATCGGACGAAACAGGAGACGACGGTACTGTGA
- a CDS encoding efflux transporter outer membrane subunit, which yields MRKPLALGLSLLFASCAVGPDYERPKTDAGDTFRMAETPADAPSLANLPWWELLKDDQLQTLIKMALAENKDLQKAVATVEEFQARALIARSDWLPGITASGNAPNLGRKTIFLFPGFANPFNYYLQGNLSWELDIWGRIRRSNEAARADLLSKEENRRAVVLQLVSGVAESYFNLLQFDDQLDIAKRTLHSWEESVRIAQARLKQGMTSRLDTDQFEAERANAAARAAELERQMVQAENQLSVLLGRKPFAIPRGRLLNDQMVPPAVPAGLPSDLLQRRPDLLDAEQQLAAATARIGAAKAERFPKISLTGLLGAASPQLSKLFTDPASFGVGGMGFAAPLLSGPVLGFQQEAIEAQAKQALAQYEKTVLTAFREVEDSLVAVRTTRVQSEAQMQQVAALQSALKLAELRYKGGLANYLDVLVSRRNLFEAELALTGTRRLHVVSVVQLYKALGGGWSPEMDRKTEPRKG from the coding sequence ATGCGTAAGCCATTGGCTCTCGGACTTTCGTTGTTGTTCGCTTCCTGCGCGGTGGGACCGGATTATGAGCGGCCCAAGACGGATGCGGGCGATACCTTTCGGATGGCGGAAACTCCGGCCGATGCGCCATCGTTGGCGAACCTGCCCTGGTGGGAACTCTTGAAGGACGACCAGCTGCAGACGCTGATCAAGATGGCGCTGGCCGAAAACAAGGATCTACAAAAAGCCGTGGCCACCGTCGAAGAGTTTCAAGCACGCGCGCTGATCGCCAGGTCCGATTGGCTGCCGGGCATCACCGCGTCAGGCAATGCCCCTAACCTCGGCCGCAAAACAATCTTTCTGTTCCCCGGCTTTGCCAATCCGTTCAACTATTATCTTCAAGGCAACCTTTCGTGGGAGCTCGATATCTGGGGTCGGATCCGTCGATCGAATGAAGCAGCCCGCGCGGACCTGCTGTCAAAAGAGGAAAACCGGCGAGCGGTGGTTTTGCAGCTGGTGAGCGGCGTGGCCGAGAGCTATTTCAATCTGCTGCAGTTCGACGATCAGCTCGATATCGCTAAGCGGACCCTGCATTCATGGGAAGAGTCGGTGCGCATCGCCCAGGCCCGGCTCAAGCAGGGGATGACGTCCCGGTTGGATACGGATCAATTCGAAGCGGAGCGGGCCAACGCGGCGGCGCGGGCGGCAGAACTCGAACGGCAGATGGTGCAGGCGGAAAACCAGCTGAGTGTGCTGCTCGGCCGGAAGCCGTTTGCGATTCCTCGCGGCCGTTTGTTGAATGACCAGATGGTGCCGCCTGCTGTGCCTGCCGGGCTTCCATCCGATCTGCTGCAGCGACGTCCGGATCTGCTCGACGCGGAACAGCAACTGGCGGCGGCGACCGCCCGTATCGGTGCGGCGAAGGCCGAACGATTTCCGAAAATCTCTTTGACGGGACTGCTCGGTGCTGCGAGCCCCCAGCTTTCGAAGCTCTTTACCGATCCGGCCTCCTTCGGGGTCGGAGGGATGGGGTTTGCGGCGCCGCTATTGAGTGGGCCGGTGCTCGGGTTTCAGCAGGAAGCGATCGAGGCGCAGGCGAAGCAAGCCTTGGCCCAGTATGAGAAGACGGTGCTCACGGCGTTTCGTGAAGTGGAGGACTCGCTCGTCGCGGTGCGCACGACACGGGTGCAGAGTGAAGCCCAGATGCAGCAAGTCGCGGCGCTCCAGTCGGCGCTGAAGCTGGCGGAGCTGCGCTATAAAGGGGGCCTGGCCAACTATCTCGATGTGCTGGTATCCAGAAGAAATCTATTCGAGGCCGAGCTGGCCTTGACCGGAACGCGCCGGTTACATGTCGTGTCCGTCGTTCAGTTGTATAAAGCGTTGGGCGGCGGATGGTCACCGGAGATGGACCGCAAGACCGAACCTCGCAAAGGATAG